GCAAACGCGATGGGTACCGAGAAGGCGCGACCTCCTGAGTTCCGCCAGCTACTAATCCAACTAGCCGGTCAGCAGGCCCTGCTCCTGCTTTTCCTGGCACTCGATGCAATGCCTCGCCCAAGGTACAGCCTCCAGGCGCTTCGATTGCATCTCGCCTTCGCAGTGGACGCATGTGCCATAGGAGCCGTCCTTCATGCGATTCAGAGCTTCCTGTATTAGCGTCATGATGAAGCGGTCGTCGGTGCTCTTCTTAAACAGGAACTCCTTGTTGTAGGAGTTGGAGGCCTTGTCGGCAACGTCGTTGACGACCTCTCCGTCGGCCTCGCGCCCATCGTGCTCTGTGCGCGAGACGATTGCCTGCAACTGTTCCTTACGCTCAATCAGACGCGTCCTGTACATCTCTAGTTTTCTCTTGTCCATTTAAAGTCGCTTCTAACTGAATCTCCGCCACACGTCAGAGAATTCTCTCGCTTTGAACCTATCATTCAATACTAGCGAACTCGAAACGGGAGTGTCAAGATTTGCTCCGGAAAGGAACAGCGTTGGTGATATGATTTGGCGATGCGCCAGAAATCCAGCCATGGCAACAAAGACCGCGGCGGCAAGATGCCCGTTCCGCCCGCGCCCGTTCATTTGGCGAATGGACCGGTGAGTGAGCCGGTGCGTGAGGAAGACGAGCCGCCGCCGTTCTGCGGGACCTGGCCTCGTCTCTACGCCGCCATCGTCGGATACCTGGCCACGCTTATCACGCTGTTCTACCTATTCACGCGCGCCTACAGGATCACATAATGAGTTGGATCGACTGGTTGGTTCTGCTGGCTTCCCTGGCGGGCATTGTCGGCTACGGTCTATATAAAGGCCGCGGCAGCAATACCGTGCAGGGGTATCTGCTCGCCGACAAGAGCATGCCTTGGTGGGCCATGGGCCTGTCGATCATGGCCACCCAAGCCTCCGCCATTACCTTTATCGGCACCACTGGCCAGGGCTACTCGGACGGCATGCGCTTCGTGCAATTTTACTTCGGCCTGCCTCTGGCCATGATCCTGATCGCGGCGTTTGTCGTCCCCATGTTCCACCGCTCGGGCGTGGTTACCGCCTACGAGTTCATCGAGAACCGCTTCGACGCCAAGACTCGCGTCGCGGCCTGCATCATCTTCCTCATCCAGCGCGGACTCGGCGCGGGCCTCGCGCTCTACGCTCCCGCCGTGGTGCTGTCGGTGATCATGGGCTGGCCGGAGCGCTTCACGGTGGTCATCATGGCCGTGATCGTGCTCGCATACGCCGTACCTGGCGGCATCAAGGCAATAACCTGGACCGATGTGCAGCAGATGCTGCTGATCTTCCTCGGCGTCATCGCGGCGTTTACCACGGCGGTGGTGCTGCTTCCGAAAAATGTTTCGTTCGGCGATGCGCTGTATCTGGCGGGCGTGTCGGGCCGGCTGAACGCCGTCGATCTTTCCTTTGACCTTAATAATCGCTACAACATCTGGTCCGGCCTGATCGGCGGCATGTTCCTCGCGCTATCCTACTTTGGCTGCGACCAGTCGCAAGTCCAGCGCTATCTGACAGGAAAATCCATTCGGCACAGCCGCCTGAGCCTGATCTTCAACGCCATCGCCAAAGTGCCATTGCAGTTTTTCATCCTGCTCACTGGCGCGATGGTCTTCGCGTTTTATTTGTTTGAAGCGCCGCCCATGCTCTTCAATCGCGTGGAGTCGGCGCGCCTGCAGCAGGCCGCTGATCCGGTGATCGCGCAGCAGTTGAGCGTGGTCGAGCAGCAGTACCAGCAATCGCTCACTGAGCGGCGAATCGTTTCGGAGGCTCTTGTACTACAGAAAAATGCCGAAGTAACTCCGGCGATGGGAAGCAGTCTGCTGACACCCGAAGACCTGCGCCGCGCCAACGCCGCCGTACTGGAGTCGCGCCAGAAGGGCGTCGAGTTGCTCAAGCAGGTCAACGGCGGGGCCGAATACGACGACACCAATTACATCTTCCTGACCTTCGTCATGAAATACTTCCCCATCGGCATGATTGGTCTGGTGATGGCCGCCATCTTCGCCGCGGCCATGTCCACCATCTCGGCGGAGCTGAACTCGCTGGCCACCTCCAGCACCATCGACCTTTATCGGCGCTTCATTAATCGCGACGCGACGGACCGGCACTACGTAACCGTCTCCAAACTCTCGACCGTCTTCTGGGGCATCTACGCCGCTACGTTCGCCTTCTTCGGCGGCAGCCTCGGCTCGCTGATCGAGGCCATCAACATGGTCGGCTCGCTCTTCTACGGATCACTGCTGGGCGTGTTCGTGCTGGCCTTCGCCTTTAAGCGCGCCACCGCCAACGGCGCCTTCATCGGCCTCATCGTCGGCGAGATCGCGGTGTTGGCCACCAGCAAACTGTCCACCATCTCCTTCCTGTTGTACAACGTGGTGGGCTGCGTAGTAGTGGTCGCCGTGGGCCTGACGATCAGCAGCTTCTCCAAATCAAACCGCATTTCCGCCACTTAACGATTCTGCAGGGAGATGAGTCGATGAAAAATGACAAACACTATCAATTGGTCAGACGCAAATCGCGCGGCAACCCGGCATTTGCAAAGGCATTCACCGCAGCGTTACAGCAGATTGATCTGGTTTTGCTGGTCCGCGAAATGCGAGAAGAAGCTGGGCTGACTCAGTCCGCGCTTGCCCGAATAATCGGCTCCAAGCAATCCGTGATCGCACGATTGGAAGATGCGGAGTATACCGGACATTCATTGGCTATGTTGGAAAAGATTGCCGCAGCTTGTGACATCCGCTTGCGTCTGCACGCCGAGCGCAAGCCCGGCTTCGACCGCGTTATCGCACTGGTATAGAGCGATTGATAGGGATTTCTACAAGTCCATGTACAATTATTCGACACGCCACTTTAGTCTAAGTTCTTACGGGCGTTCGGCGAGTGTTACTTTGGCTGAAACTTCCTGGCCGTTGCGCTGGACCACCACGTCCACCGTGTCGCCGGGGCGCTTGCCCGAAAGCAGGTAGGAGAATTCGTCGAGGTTATTCACGGTCTGGCCGTCGAACTTGATCATTACGTCGCCGGCCTTCAGGCCGGCCTTGGCGGCGGGAGAGTCCGCACGCACATCGTCGAACTTCACTCCTGCAACGGACTGGCCGAAATCGGGGACTGAGCCGAAGTAGGCTCCGTAGCCGCTCGATGGCGCGCCTTGATCTCCTTGCCCCTGTGGTTGTCCCTGGCCGCGCCGTGGACGCTCGACCGCCGTGTAGACGGGGCGCGCGTCGTTCGAGTCAATGCGCCGCGTGATGCCTGCCGCCAGATTCAGCACGCGCGCGGTGGGCTCCGGCACCAGCTTGTCCCAGGTGTCGGACGGGCGGTGATAGTCCGAGTGCAGGCCGGTGAAGAAAAACATCACGGGAATATTGTGACGCGCGAAGGACATGTGGTCGCTCGCGTCGTAGCCAGAGTCGTTGTAATCAATATCGAAGCCCGGCCCGGCGCCATTCGCAGCAGAATTGGATGCGTTGACGTTCTCCTCGCTCACGATGCGGCGAAAATCCGGAGAGGTGCCCACGCCGCCCATGTAGAGCTTGTTCCCTTTGGCGCGTCCGATCATGTCGAGGTTCAACATGGCCACGGTGCGATCCAGCGGCAGCATGGGATTCGCGACGTAATGCGCCGAGCCCAGCAGACCCATCTCCTCGCCCGCATAGGCCATGAACAGCAGTGAGCGGCGATTGGATTTCTCAGCCACGAACAGCCGCGCCAACTCCATCACTCCCGCCGTGCCGGAGGCGTTGTCGTCGGCGCCGTAATGGATCTGCCCGCGCAGATTCTGCGCCATGCTGCCGTTGTCGCCCAGGCCGAGATGATCGTAGTGCCCGCCGATGACGATTACCTCGTCGCGCATCTTGGGATCATTGCCCGGCAGGAACCCGACCACGTTTTTCAGCCCCGCATCGCGCTTCTTCACCTCGGTGGAAACCTGTAGCCGCAGAGTATCCGGCAGGACGAACGAATGGTTGGAGAGGTCTGCGTCGATGGCCGATTGCAGTCCACGCAGCGACTTGCCCGCCGCGCGCAGCCACGCCTCGGCGACGGCCTGCTTCACCTGAATGACGGGAATGCCGGCGTCGCCCGGCCCCGTGCTTTCGCCGAAGGGCACCAGCTTGTCGTTATCTCCGGAGCCCGCGCCGGCGTGGTTCGCCGGATCATTCACCACAATCAGCGCGACGGCTCCGTGATTGCGCGCGATAACCGCCTTGCTCAAAAATTCGGCGTGGCGCGTCATGCGGCGGCCACTGAAAACACTTGCGTCGCTGGCCTCCTGCGGCTCGTGGCGCAGCACCAGCACGGCCTTGCCATGCACATCGAGGTTGGCGTAATCGTCGTACTGATACTCCGGTGCGACGATTCCATATCCGACGAAGACCACGCCGGCGGTCACGTTGGCGGTGCCGGAGAACCCCAGCGGTGTGTAGTCGCGGCGCAGGCGATAGCTGATCTTCTTACTATTGGTCATCACCAGTTTGTTCTGCTTGCCGAGGTCGGCGCCCACCACCACGTGGAAGGGCTGGAACCAGCCGCCGGTAAGCGGCTTCAGGCCCGCTTTCTGGAACTCCTGCGCGATGTAATTAGCGGCCTTGTTCAGTTCCGGCATACCGTCGCCGCGCCCCTTCATCTGATCGCTGGACAGATGGCGCGCATCGGCCAGCCAGCGGTCGGCCTGCACGACGGGCTTGGCGTCAGGACCGGCGGGGGGGCCGGCGGCTGTGTTGGAGAGCGGCGCGAGCAGCAGTGTGGAGATCAGCGCCAGCTTAGCTAGGGTTGCTGTTTTAGGAGAATAAAATGAGGCCATAACTAAGAAGGATACAGGCAGGACGCGCGATTACCAAGTGGATTTGTGAGCGGCGGCGGCCAGTGCTTCGCTGCGTCATCCTGAGGAACGCAGCGACGAAGGACCTGCTGTTGGTCTGCGTGCATGGCAAAAGCAGGTCCTTCGTCGCTGCGCTCAGGATGACACCTGCAGCATGACCAACTTATGAATTGTGCGCGGGAATCACGCTGATTTCCCCGCCCGGAGTTTTGCGCCGGCGGTAGAGCATCAACGCCAATGCGCCGAAGATGAACAGGGTGGGGACGATCAGAATCAGAATGGCGACGCGCATCACGCTGATGGTGCGCGCTCCGGCTCCGGCCACCGTGTTGTAACAGAGCACGCACTGCGCCGCGGCGGGCAGGGAAGCCAGCAGCGTCCCCAGCAACCAGACGAACACGAATTGGCATAGGCGCGTCATTTTGGGTATATACATTGGGCAGATACAGTGGCCCGTTAGCGCGGCCAGCCCCATTCCTGAATTCGGAAGCTGTCGAGGAAGAAGACGAGCATCAGCAGCGTACACATCATCCACATGGGGATCAGCGTCAGCACCAGGCTGAAGCGCTCATAGCGCAGGTGCATGAAGTAGGCGATGATCATCGCCGCCTTGCCTACCGAAAGAGCCAGCAGGATGGTCAGCATCAGCCCCACCGGCAGATGGATGTAGGCCAGAAATACCTCGACGGCGGTCAGCGCCAACAGCACTACCCATACCGTCATGAACCACTTGGTGGTCCCGCCGTGGTGTTCGCTGGCGTGCTCGCTTGCATGATTTCCGCTCATGGTTCCATTCTCCTTGGACCGAATTGCGTTTCTCGAATTGCGTTTCCAATGAACCGCAGTCGTAGGGTCTTTAATGTGCCGCGCCGGAGGGCGCGACCGAGAGCAAATAGATCAACGGGAAAACGAACATCCACACCAGATCGACAAAGTGCCAGTACAAGCCGGTGATCTCGACATAGTCGGCCGGGTACTTGCCCGACTTATAGCCGAGTGAAATAACGATCAATGCCACCACGCCGATGGTTACGTGCAGCATGTGCAGGCCGGTGATGGTGAAGAACGTGGCGCCGAACAGCGGATTGCCCCAGGGATTGGAGTTGGTGCGCAATCCTTCCTCGATCAGCGTGTGCCACTCATTGGCGTGCAGCACCAGGAAGGCCACACCGCCGCCCACCGTGGCCCATATCCATTTGAAGGAAGCGGCCATGCGCCCCTGCTGCGCCGCCGAGACGGCGAAGACCATGGTGATGGAACTGGTCAGCAAAAACAGCGTCATGACCGTGGAGACAATGATGCTGGGATAGAAATGGAACGCCATTGGCCAGTCTTTGCTGGAGACACGCAGATAGCTGTAGGCCATCAGCAGCACCGTAAACGTCAAGGCGTCGGAGATGATAAACAGCCACACCGACAATTTTTTAGACGGAATTCCGAACGGCGAGACGCCGCCATCCCATACGGAAGTTCCCACGCCATCGGTTTCAATTGTTGACACTGTCTTGACCTCCGCGTCAGATTACTCACGTTAAATAATGTTTATCGCCACAGCCAGAGCAACAACATAATGTAGATCCACAAGCCATCCATGAAGTGCCAGTAAATGGCGGTTACTTCCACCAGGGTGCGCTTCGCTGGACCCAGCCGGAAACGCAGCGCCTCTATCGAAATATATCCAAGCGCGGCCAGCCCGCCCAGCAAGTGCAGCGCGTGCGAGGCTGTCAGCAGATAGAAGAACGAACTGCTGGGATTGGTAATCAGGAAGACACCGGCCGCGGCCAGGTCTTGCCAGACCCGATACTGTCCAAATAGAAATGCGGCGCCGAGTATCACGGTGGCCATGAGCCAGCGGTTGCAGGCTACTCGCTGCCCGCCGAGCAGTGCGCGTCGCGTGGCGTCCAGCGTAGCGGAACTGGCCAGCAAGACCAGCGTATTCAACCAGAGCAGCGGAGGCAGCGACAATGCTTGCCAGTCATCGCCCAATCCGCTGCGCACAATGTAGGCGCTGGTGAAGGCGATAAAGAACATGGAGATGGCGATCAGCGCCAGCCACATGCCGGTATGATAGACGCGCCGCTCGGTGCCCGGAGGCAGGCCGGTCCCACCATCGTTGATCTCATCAGAGATGCTCGGGGGCAGCCCGCCTCCGCCCGTGGCGAATGCCGGTTGCCGTTCTGTGAGTAGCTCTGCCATCGTTTCCTGATTTCTCAACAGCCGCCAACTATTTCTCAACAGCCACTGACGCAACCCGTCGTCATTCCGAAAGCCCGGCGCATCTTGCCGGGCTGAGGAACCTGCTTTGCCCGTGGTGGCGGCGAAGCGAAAAGCAGGTTCATCGCTACGCTTGGAACGACACTTACTAGCTTGAGATCCAACTACTACTTGAGAGCCGGCTATTTCATCGGCTCGTCTTGCATAACGAAGTCTTTCGCTTCGCCGGGACGGCTGTATTCATAGGGTCCGCGATAGACCACCGGCACACGCCCGCCAAAGTTGTCAAAGGGCGGCGGCGAGGGGACGGACCACTCGAGCGTGGTCGCTTCCCAGGGATTGTCGGAGGCCTTGGTCCCCTTGGCCAGGCTCCAGATAATGTTGAACAGGAACAGCAGTTGCGCGCCGATCACGATCATCGCCGCATAAGAAATGAAGACGTGCATGGGCTGCAACGGAGCCAGGAAGTCCACGCCGGAGGTCTCCGCGTAGCGCCGCGGATGGCCCACGATGCCCATGTAGTGCATGGGCATGAAGATGGCGTAGACGCCCAGGAAGGTGATCCAGAAATGGATCTTGCTTATGGTCTCATTCATCATTTTGCCGAACATCTTGGGGAACCAATACTGCGTTCCGGCAAACATGCCGAAGATGGCCGCCACGCCCATCACCAGATGAAAATGCGCGACCACGAAGTAAGTGTCATGCAGATACAGGTCGAGCGAAGGCTGGCCGAGGAAGATGCCGCTC
This region of Acidobacteriota bacterium genomic DNA includes:
- a CDS encoding TraR/DksA family transcriptional regulator, which translates into the protein MDKRKLEMYRTRLIERKEQLQAIVSRTEHDGREADGEVVNDVADKASNSYNKEFLFKKSTDDRFIMTLIQEALNRMKDGSYGTCVHCEGEMQSKRLEAVPWARHCIECQEKQEQGLLTG
- a CDS encoding sodium:solute symporter, whose product is MSWIDWLVLLASLAGIVGYGLYKGRGSNTVQGYLLADKSMPWWAMGLSIMATQASAITFIGTTGQGYSDGMRFVQFYFGLPLAMILIAAFVVPMFHRSGVVTAYEFIENRFDAKTRVAACIIFLIQRGLGAGLALYAPAVVLSVIMGWPERFTVVIMAVIVLAYAVPGGIKAITWTDVQQMLLIFLGVIAAFTTAVVLLPKNVSFGDALYLAGVSGRLNAVDLSFDLNNRYNIWSGLIGGMFLALSYFGCDQSQVQRYLTGKSIRHSRLSLIFNAIAKVPLQFFILLTGAMVFAFYLFEAPPMLFNRVESARLQQAADPVIAQQLSVVEQQYQQSLTERRIVSEALVLQKNAEVTPAMGSSLLTPEDLRRANAAVLESRQKGVELLKQVNGGAEYDDTNYIFLTFVMKYFPIGMIGLVMAAIFAAAMSTISAELNSLATSSTIDLYRRFINRDATDRHYVTVSKLSTVFWGIYAATFAFFGGSLGSLIEAINMVGSLFYGSLLGVFVLAFAFKRATANGAFIGLIVGEIAVLATSKLSTISFLLYNVVGCVVVVAVGLTISSFSKSNRISAT
- a CDS encoding XRE family transcriptional regulator, with protein sequence MKNDKHYQLVRRKSRGNPAFAKAFTAALQQIDLVLLVREMREEAGLTQSALARIIGSKQSVIARLEDAEYTGHSLAMLEKIAAACDIRLRLHAERKPGFDRVIALV
- a CDS encoding M28 family peptidase, producing the protein MASFYSPKTATLAKLALISTLLLAPLSNTAAGPPAGPDAKPVVQADRWLADARHLSSDQMKGRGDGMPELNKAANYIAQEFQKAGLKPLTGGWFQPFHVVVGADLGKQNKLVMTNSKKISYRLRRDYTPLGFSGTANVTAGVVFVGYGIVAPEYQYDDYANLDVHGKAVLVLRHEPQEASDASVFSGRRMTRHAEFLSKAVIARNHGAVALIVVNDPANHAGAGSGDNDKLVPFGESTGPGDAGIPVIQVKQAVAEAWLRAAGKSLRGLQSAIDADLSNHSFVLPDTLRLQVSTEVKKRDAGLKNVVGFLPGNDPKMRDEVIVIGGHYDHLGLGDNGSMAQNLRGQIHYGADDNASGTAGVMELARLFVAEKSNRRSLLFMAYAGEEMGLLGSAHYVANPMLPLDRTVAMLNLDMIGRAKGNKLYMGGVGTSPDFRRIVSEENVNASNSAANGAGPGFDIDYNDSGYDASDHMSFARHNIPVMFFFTGLHSDYHRPSDTWDKLVPEPTARVLNLAAGITRRIDSNDARPVYTAVERPRRGQGQPQGQGDQGAPSSGYGAYFGSVPDFGQSVAGVKFDDVRADSPAAKAGLKAGDVMIKFDGQTVNNLDEFSYLLSGKRPGDTVDVVVQRNGQEVSAKVTLAERP
- a CDS encoding cytochrome oxidase subunit III, coding for METDGVGTSVWDGGVSPFGIPSKKLSVWLFIISDALTFTVLLMAYSYLRVSSKDWPMAFHFYPSIIVSTVMTLFLLTSSITMVFAVSAAQQGRMAASFKWIWATVGGGVAFLVLHANEWHTLIEEGLRTNSNPWGNPLFGATFFTITGLHMLHVTIGVVALIVISLGYKSGKYPADYVEITGLYWHFVDLVWMFVFPLIYLLSVAPSGAAH
- a CDS encoding cytochrome oxidase subunit III is translated as MAELLTERQPAFATGGGGLPPSISDEINDGGTGLPPGTERRVYHTGMWLALIAISMFFIAFTSAYIVRSGLGDDWQALSLPPLLWLNTLVLLASSATLDATRRALLGGQRVACNRWLMATVILGAAFLFGQYRVWQDLAAAGVFLITNPSSSFFYLLTASHALHLLGGLAALGYISIEALRFRLGPAKRTLVEVTAIYWHFMDGLWIYIMLLLWLWR